A single genomic interval of Porphyromonas sp. oral taxon 275 harbors:
- a CDS encoding family 20 glycosylhydrolase: MKIKYYTLSLLAAAALLPLQALAQNAKPFVVPELTSWQGGEGKFSPSGRIVLASKSKALRSAAEALAADYQQMFGQRLQLVSGRAQAGDIVFALSSDSSLGEEGYQLDIRQQTTVRARTAQGAYWATRTLLQLSEQDAQRQLPQGSTTDIPQYALRGFMLDVGRKYIPIDYLRQLVKVLAYYKMNTLQLHLNDNGFKQYFGNDWAKTSAAFRLESTTFPGLAPKGASYSKREFIDLQLQAEAQHVDIIPEIDVPAHTLAFAHYRPELASKDQGDDHLDIFNPKTYEFIDALFREYLAGPNPVFRSKHFNIGTDEYSNATEELREKFRAFTDRYVRYVESFGKQAYLWGSLKHAYGKTPVKLDKAVVLAWSRDFLDASAARKEGQRLVSIPDGYTYIVPAAGYYYDYLDTKLLYDKYTPALMDRSTRFEEQDSCILGGMFAVWNDHYGNGISVKDIHHRIMHALPYMALKTWTAGKTAVPYETMQRLSPTLSEAPGVHELGLWAKGEQREVLHLERLQPGAKLGTKLPEIGYDYSVSFTVEPREEAKGTVLLSSPTAKVYLSDPRQGLLGFARDGYLNTFRYRLPQSGSKVTITIEGDNEGTSLYVDGRLRERLSRQTLYAQPVGGDPALRLDQQYEAPDKFAPEVYQVPQRGRMFYVRTLVFPLEEAGQFKSTVTDLRVLNYKPKR; this comes from the coding sequence ATGAAGATCAAGTACTACACGCTATCTCTTCTTGCGGCGGCTGCACTCCTGCCGCTGCAGGCTCTGGCACAGAATGCCAAGCCCTTCGTCGTCCCCGAGCTCACCAGCTGGCAGGGGGGCGAGGGTAAGTTCAGCCCCTCGGGACGTATCGTCCTCGCCTCGAAGTCCAAGGCGCTCCGCTCTGCTGCCGAGGCGCTCGCCGCCGACTACCAACAGATGTTTGGCCAGCGCCTGCAGCTCGTCTCGGGACGGGCACAGGCTGGGGACATCGTCTTTGCCCTCAGCAGCGATAGCTCCCTCGGAGAGGAGGGCTACCAGCTGGATATCCGTCAGCAGACGACCGTCCGTGCCCGCACCGCGCAGGGCGCCTACTGGGCGACGCGTACGCTGCTCCAGCTCTCGGAGCAGGATGCTCAGCGTCAGCTCCCCCAGGGCAGCACGACCGACATCCCGCAGTATGCGCTGCGTGGCTTTATGCTGGACGTAGGGCGCAAGTACATCCCCATCGACTACCTGCGTCAGCTGGTCAAGGTGCTCGCCTATTACAAGATGAATACGCTGCAGCTGCACCTCAATGACAATGGCTTCAAGCAGTACTTCGGCAACGACTGGGCGAAGACCTCCGCAGCCTTCCGCCTCGAGAGCACGACCTTCCCTGGGCTAGCACCTAAGGGCGCCTCCTACTCTAAGCGCGAGTTCATCGACCTGCAGCTGCAGGCCGAGGCGCAGCACGTGGACATCATCCCTGAGATCGACGTCCCCGCCCATACGCTGGCCTTCGCACACTACCGTCCCGAGCTTGCGTCCAAGGATCAGGGGGATGACCACCTGGACATCTTCAATCCGAAGACCTACGAGTTCATCGATGCGCTCTTCCGCGAGTACCTCGCGGGCCCCAATCCCGTCTTCCGCAGCAAGCACTTCAATATCGGTACCGACGAGTATAGCAATGCTACCGAGGAGCTGCGTGAGAAGTTCCGTGCCTTCACCGACCGCTATGTGCGCTACGTGGAGAGCTTCGGCAAGCAGGCCTACCTCTGGGGGTCGCTGAAGCACGCCTACGGCAAGACGCCCGTCAAGCTGGATAAGGCTGTCGTCCTGGCTTGGTCGCGCGACTTCCTCGATGCCTCGGCAGCGCGCAAGGAGGGACAGCGCCTGGTCAGCATTCCCGACGGCTATACCTATATCGTCCCTGCGGCGGGCTACTACTATGACTACCTAGACACCAAGCTGCTCTACGATAAGTACACCCCAGCGTTGATGGATCGCAGCACGCGCTTCGAGGAGCAGGACAGCTGCATCCTCGGGGGGATGTTCGCCGTGTGGAATGACCACTACGGCAATGGGATCTCGGTCAAGGATATCCACCATCGCATCATGCACGCCCTGCCCTATATGGCGCTCAAGACCTGGACGGCAGGCAAGACCGCTGTACCCTACGAGACTATGCAGCGCCTGAGCCCCACGCTCAGCGAGGCCCCCGGCGTGCATGAGCTCGGCCTGTGGGCTAAGGGCGAGCAGCGTGAGGTGCTGCATCTGGAACGCCTGCAGCCAGGGGCGAAGCTCGGCACTAAGCTCCCCGAGATCGGCTACGACTACTCGGTGAGCTTCACCGTCGAGCCCCGTGAGGAGGCTAAGGGCACGGTGCTCCTCTCGAGCCCCACGGCTAAGGTCTACCTCTCGGATCCGCGTCAGGGCCTTCTAGGCTTCGCGCGTGATGGCTATCTCAATACCTTCCGCTACCGCCTGCCTCAGTCGGGTAGCAAGGTGACGATCACCATCGAGGGCGACAATGAGGGTACGAGCCTCTACGTCGATGGCCGCCTGCGTGAGCGCCTCAGCCGTCAGACGCTCTACGCGCAGCCTGTCGGGGGAGATCCCGCACTTCGTCTCGACCAGCAGTACGAGGCGCCTGACAAGTTTGCCCCCGAGGTCTACCAGGTGCCCCAGCGTGGCCGTATGTTCTATGTACGTACGCTGGTCTTCCCCCTTGAGGAGGCTGGGCAGTTCAAGAGCACGGTGACGGATCTACGAGTGCTGAACTATAAGCCTAAGCGCTAG
- a CDS encoding TonB-dependent siderophore receptor — protein MKKSLLLLLALPLTVQAQSKGPFDSTQMLGEVIVHGARVYAPNAVLKIPAAQREVPLTTNILPLEKIQLMGFTDPAQAMRDIPGVNAIKDYGGFHMFFLRGFYESVVLTDGMRDERHALWQSAPLTGMAAVDHIEVLKGAASMSVGHSALGGVVNIINKQPRSRASYEASYTRGSWGTNRVTAGATGALSKKLNARADVEYLDSDGWRGNYTKQANAYAAIDYRIHPKHRLGLSLILSRDRFRGDYGQPHLAWDVYDSATDQLAYKMGSFPSSEPHSRAYTDPNEFLSNKTVKLQAKYQYKIDKSWQLTNRSFFSYDSLNYYSTDGLNYLTGSEATGAKHYYLDGTTKVPILIDRVRRDGFAFAYGTLTAQNQLELTGRAELGATHHALLAAYNFSFLDLRRLDRATYTGPGVGSIVTLTDPVLDQGPIYTKYSRMQVFKDVVNSLSVQDFMTWDKLSLLAGLRLDNFYRDYGIYNTNDRERLDRTTDQKLTNTALTYRLGAVYNFTKSFNVYASLSSFFKPQLISLSPEVVYMNPDGKEMSPEELKSFKPMQGRQWEVGLHLDLGSQLSLSAAAYHIRLENLVRTNLGVAADGRKIGGAVGASVSKGVELDLSYVPSHFFDFSLGYSLTDARIAEFTSSHFTREVMAGNRLTRVPRSKLTSWAFFNTLGAHRHSPGSMRLGFGLEYNGDYYSDDTNLIKVPSYTVAHMVLTFEAMEGVRMQLNVNNLFNESYYRTVINSTQFIPAEGRNVQFTTSLSL, from the coding sequence ATGAAGAAGTCGCTACTTCTCTTGCTTGCGCTGCCCCTGACCGTGCAGGCTCAGTCAAAAGGCCCCTTCGACAGCACACAGATGCTGGGCGAGGTCATCGTACACGGGGCACGTGTCTACGCCCCCAACGCCGTCCTCAAGATCCCTGCAGCGCAGCGCGAGGTGCCCCTGACGACCAACATCCTTCCTCTGGAGAAGATCCAGCTGATGGGCTTCACCGACCCTGCGCAGGCCATGCGTGACATCCCTGGCGTCAACGCGATCAAGGACTACGGAGGCTTCCACATGTTCTTCCTACGTGGCTTCTACGAGTCCGTCGTCCTGACAGACGGGATGCGCGATGAGCGGCATGCCCTCTGGCAGTCCGCCCCCCTGACGGGGATGGCCGCAGTAGACCACATCGAGGTGCTCAAGGGTGCCGCCTCCATGAGCGTAGGCCACTCGGCCCTCGGTGGCGTCGTCAACATCATCAATAAGCAGCCCAGATCCCGAGCCAGCTACGAGGCGAGCTACACCAGGGGCAGCTGGGGGACGAATCGCGTGACAGCGGGCGCAACGGGTGCCCTAAGCAAGAAGCTCAACGCACGCGCCGACGTCGAGTATCTCGACAGCGACGGCTGGCGTGGCAACTACACTAAGCAGGCCAATGCCTACGCCGCCATCGACTACCGCATCCACCCCAAGCACCGCCTCGGTCTATCGCTTATCCTCAGTCGCGATCGCTTCCGCGGCGACTACGGGCAGCCTCATCTGGCGTGGGACGTCTACGACAGCGCCACCGACCAGCTCGCCTACAAGATGGGCAGCTTCCCCAGCAGCGAGCCCCATTCACGTGCCTACACCGATCCCAACGAGTTCCTCTCCAACAAGACGGTGAAGCTCCAGGCCAAGTATCAGTACAAGATCGATAAGAGCTGGCAGCTGACGAACCGCTCCTTCTTCTCCTACGACAGCCTCAACTACTACTCCACCGACGGGCTGAACTACCTGACGGGCAGCGAGGCTACGGGGGCCAAGCACTACTACCTAGACGGCACGACGAAGGTACCCATCCTGATCGACCGTGTACGCCGTGACGGCTTTGCCTTCGCCTACGGGACCCTAACGGCACAGAACCAACTGGAGCTGACAGGGCGCGCCGAGCTCGGCGCCACACATCATGCCCTACTGGCAGCCTATAACTTCTCCTTCCTCGACCTACGCCGCCTCGACCGTGCCACCTACACGGGGCCAGGCGTCGGCTCCATCGTCACACTGACGGATCCTGTCCTTGATCAGGGACCTATCTACACGAAGTACAGCCGTATGCAGGTCTTCAAGGACGTAGTCAATAGCCTCTCGGTACAGGACTTCATGACCTGGGATAAGCTCTCGCTGCTAGCAGGGCTGCGCCTGGACAACTTCTACCGCGACTACGGCATCTACAACACCAACGACCGTGAGCGCCTCGACCGCACGACGGATCAGAAGCTGACCAATACCGCCCTGACCTATCGCCTCGGTGCGGTGTACAACTTCACCAAGAGCTTCAACGTCTATGCCTCGCTCTCGAGCTTCTTCAAGCCTCAGCTGATCTCCCTCTCTCCCGAGGTCGTCTATATGAATCCCGACGGGAAGGAGATGAGCCCCGAGGAGCTCAAGAGCTTCAAGCCCATGCAGGGCCGTCAGTGGGAGGTGGGGCTGCACCTCGACCTAGGCTCTCAGCTCTCGCTCAGCGCCGCAGCCTACCACATCCGCCTGGAGAACCTCGTGCGTACCAACCTCGGCGTCGCAGCCGATGGTCGCAAGATCGGGGGTGCCGTCGGAGCCTCCGTCAGCAAGGGCGTAGAGCTCGATCTGAGCTACGTACCCTCGCACTTCTTCGACTTCAGCCTCGGCTACTCATTGACGGACGCACGCATCGCTGAGTTCACCTCCAGTCACTTCACCCGAGAGGTCATGGCAGGCAACCGCCTGACGCGCGTCCCCCGCAGCAAGCTCACGAGCTGGGCCTTCTTCAACACGCTAGGGGCACACCGCCATAGCCCAGGCTCGATGCGTCTGGGCTTCGGACTGGAGTACAACGGCGACTACTATTCGGATGACACCAACCTCATCAAGGTACCCAGCTACACCGTCGCCCACATGGTGCTGACCTTCGAGGCGATGGAGGGGGTACGCATGCAGCTCAATGTGAATAACCTCTTCAACGAGAGCTACTACCGCACGGTGATCAATAGCACACAGTTCATCCCTGCCGAGGGGCGCAACGTGCAGTTCACCACCTCGCTGAGCCTCTAG
- a CDS encoding histidinol phosphate phosphatase — translation MASKAMQYVLTERKFVLGKHAGKVMQVAKPTGRRCVDFERFCELVARGTTLNYVEVQAVLNLAADMARELVAQGEIVDYGRLGRLKPTFKSKAVELGQPFNPNVHIERPAVTLLPSKQYFSLHDVSYERVDHAGHKQPKK, via the coding sequence ATGGCAAGCAAAGCTATGCAGTACGTCCTGACCGAGCGTAAGTTCGTCCTCGGCAAGCACGCAGGGAAGGTCATGCAGGTGGCTAAGCCCACGGGCCGCCGCTGCGTGGACTTCGAGCGTTTCTGCGAACTCGTCGCCCGCGGCACTACCCTCAACTACGTCGAAGTACAGGCCGTGCTCAACCTCGCTGCCGATATGGCACGCGAACTGGTAGCGCAGGGCGAGATCGTCGACTATGGTCGCCTCGGACGACTCAAGCCCACCTTCAAGAGCAAGGCCGTAGAGCTCGGTCAGCCCTTCAACCCCAATGTCCACATCGAGCGCCCCGCCGTCACGCTCCTTCCTTCCAAGCAGTACTTCTCCCTCCACGACGTCAGCTACGAGCGTGTGGATCACGCGGGGCACAAGCAGCCTAAGAAATAG
- a CDS encoding outer membrane beta-barrel protein, which translates to MKRFLTLFLLLFTLGLSAQQSELIELRGRLVERGTERPIVSAILSLEPSTPLPEYSALQAVSDDKGYFVLAAPRGQYALLLQYQGQRQTLLKALELTAPRDLGVLHPEITRQLSAVEVTAQAPTFRYQGSRVVISGSQWKQAAGGTALTMLRQLPGITQHGDQLPLLYGFTEMAIYIDGRSTSHAPVGSVLAFLQNLPMEQVESIELILQPMGSFDRAPGINIRRRRQLKDMMLLFGQGRLAQQHYLSGHLALRLDLERGRHRGYGYYSFSSRHRLETLDLTLRGRDYQDRQEQRPLQVHQLGLGDELQLTQEQHLGLQLLYTRTGDKLYHGSTLRQLQAQQLYSTLYHQLQREHFIWETSTELSLHGDELSYPGRQLDGAPAGMGDNSLERCERSTLYQFKSAIGAMLTESLQLSTGVELQGLGHRHRYQRQSEEGRASEHYLRGFATLNQTVGAFSWELSLSLLTERRRIEPAAPSGTPVLDYKQDKVYFTPSFFLAYQLAPRHRLELQLLSDKERPQLGKLMPYEGSVSSHLTRTGNPELRTALWHQLQLAYSYRRAARLELSYRDMRHPLVEALDGLTLRPTNLDYTRYLRALIALPLPLYQSKGFSWWAQTYLVGQRQWDAGSVLGTPFSAVTNAGYLMHKHQLGLADSWYLDLSFTYYSALRYQLFAMQPQYFVDGSLSHVRGPLRIELATHDLFGTNKARGRYDVGATQLDFVNKWYTPQVSLSLYYSFGSRKLKENKLRQEEQADRLRSGAEDGLQVTTGR; encoded by the coding sequence ATGAAGCGATTCCTTACCCTCTTCTTGCTCCTCTTCACGCTAGGGCTCTCGGCCCAGCAGTCCGAGCTCATCGAGCTACGCGGCCGCCTCGTGGAGCGCGGCACGGAGCGCCCCATCGTCTCGGCCATCCTGAGCCTCGAGCCCAGCACGCCGCTGCCCGAGTATAGCGCGCTGCAGGCCGTCAGCGATGACAAGGGCTACTTCGTCCTCGCCGCTCCGCGTGGGCAGTACGCGCTCCTCCTGCAGTATCAGGGGCAGCGGCAGACGCTGCTCAAGGCGCTCGAGCTCACCGCGCCCCGCGACCTCGGGGTGCTGCATCCCGAGATCACACGCCAGCTGAGCGCCGTCGAGGTGACGGCCCAGGCGCCTACCTTCCGCTATCAGGGCAGCCGTGTGGTCATCTCCGGCTCCCAGTGGAAGCAGGCCGCAGGCGGTACCGCGCTGACGATGCTACGGCAGCTGCCCGGCATCACCCAGCACGGAGACCAGCTGCCGCTGCTCTATGGCTTCACCGAGATGGCTATCTATATAGATGGCCGCAGCACCAGTCACGCGCCGGTCGGCTCCGTCCTTGCCTTCCTCCAGAACCTGCCGATGGAGCAGGTCGAGAGCATTGAGCTGATCCTGCAGCCTATGGGGAGCTTCGACCGCGCCCCTGGGATCAACATACGCCGCCGCCGTCAGCTCAAGGACATGATGCTGCTCTTTGGACAAGGGAGGCTCGCCCAGCAGCACTACCTCTCGGGGCACCTCGCCCTGCGCCTCGACCTAGAGCGCGGGCGGCACAGAGGCTACGGCTACTACAGCTTCAGCTCCCGTCACCGCCTGGAGACGCTGGATCTCACGCTCCGCGGGCGCGACTATCAGGACCGTCAGGAGCAGCGTCCGCTCCAGGTGCATCAGCTGGGGCTGGGCGATGAGCTGCAGCTGACCCAGGAGCAGCACCTAGGGCTGCAGCTGCTCTACACGCGGACAGGAGACAAGCTTTACCACGGGAGCACGCTGCGCCAGCTCCAGGCGCAGCAGCTCTACTCGACGCTCTACCATCAGCTGCAGCGGGAACACTTCATCTGGGAGACCTCCACGGAGCTCAGTCTGCACGGGGACGAACTGTCCTACCCAGGGCGTCAGCTCGATGGCGCCCCAGCAGGTATGGGAGATAATTCCCTCGAGCGGTGCGAGCGCAGCACGCTCTATCAGTTCAAGTCAGCCATAGGCGCGATGCTTACCGAGAGCCTGCAGCTCAGCACTGGGGTCGAGCTCCAGGGGCTCGGGCACCGTCATCGCTACCAGCGCCAGAGCGAGGAGGGACGCGCCTCCGAGCACTATCTGCGTGGCTTCGCTACGCTCAATCAGACGGTCGGCGCCTTCTCCTGGGAGCTGAGCCTGAGCCTGCTGACGGAGCGCCGACGCATCGAGCCCGCCGCGCCCTCAGGCACTCCCGTCCTCGACTACAAGCAGGACAAGGTCTACTTCACCCCCTCCTTCTTCCTCGCCTATCAGCTCGCGCCACGCCATCGCCTGGAGCTGCAGCTCCTCAGCGACAAGGAGCGTCCCCAGCTCGGGAAGCTCATGCCCTATGAGGGCTCAGTGAGCTCGCACCTCACCCGCACGGGGAACCCCGAGCTGCGCACTGCCCTCTGGCATCAGCTGCAGCTGGCCTATAGCTACCGCCGCGCCGCACGCCTCGAGCTCAGCTATCGCGATATGCGCCATCCGCTGGTGGAGGCGCTGGACGGGCTGACCCTTCGCCCGACGAACCTCGACTACACGCGCTACCTGCGTGCCCTCATCGCTCTGCCCCTACCCCTGTATCAGTCCAAGGGCTTCAGCTGGTGGGCACAGACCTACCTCGTCGGGCAGCGTCAGTGGGATGCGGGCTCGGTGCTGGGGACGCCCTTCTCCGCTGTGACGAATGCCGGCTACCTCATGCACAAGCATCAGCTGGGCCTCGCCGATAGCTGGTACCTAGATCTGAGCTTCACCTACTACAGTGCGCTACGCTACCAGCTCTTCGCCATGCAGCCGCAGTACTTTGTCGATGGCAGCCTCAGCCACGTGCGTGGGCCGCTGCGCATCGAGCTCGCGACGCATGACCTCTTCGGGACGAACAAGGCTCGCGGCCGCTATGATGTCGGCGCCACCCAGCTGGACTTCGTCAATAAGTGGTATACGCCACAGGTCTCCCTGAGCCTCTACTACAGCTTTGGCTCGCGTAAGCTGAAGGAGAACAAGCTGCGCCAGGAAGAGCAAGCAGACCGTCTCCGCAGCGGCGCCGAGGATGGCCTCCAGGTGACGACAGGCCGCTAG
- a CDS encoding GH92 family glycosyl hydrolase, translating into MQPQTKHRLRQLPLLALALAGLSACSTSSQQPGPSDRLLSFVDPFIGTGEHGHTFPGATRPNAMVQFSPDTHLIGWDASSGYHATDSTIYAFSLTHLSGTGVGDLGDVAVLPYSGVDSLKPVARFAKKDEKASPGYYAVELANFGIRTELTSTERVGLMRATYSDSTDRKLLLDLGHILQPNWGHKVVGNDLELVNDSTIRGTYYTKGWAEHHQLSYTLHLSRPVDSLALWRDGQRSHIQAGYSTSGDTADLKLHLYLPQGSEPVLVKVGISPSSPEQAEKNLATELPHWDFDAVHLESRRIWSEVLSKIEIETADSSVLRNFYTALYHAHIAPYNYQDVDGTFRGMDKQLHRNADPSDGHYTVFSLWDTYRALHPLLTIIEPERALRYGRSLISDYQEGTILPRWPLASNYTGCMPGYHSVSVLADLVAKGLASGEDLKLWTEAAQRSSIYREDLARKFAGTRELDLITRHPYYKERYGFVPADSVPESVSWGVEMAYDDWCIARIAEAAGLKDVAKEYDKRGLYYRRYWDHETRLMRPVMGDGSFRTPFNPRFSAHEKSDYTEGNAYQWSFYAPHDMEGFLKLMGGKQVLETNLDTLFTTSSRIDGAEQSGDITGLIGQYAHGNEPSHHIAYLYNYTDSPHKGQAILDTVLRHFYQPTPEGIIGNEDCGQMSAWYILSSLGFYQVCPGKAEYVIGRPLVDKATLQLSGGKFVIEVKGNSKEAKYVQSAKINGRDITRELRFGHAELKAGGKLEIQMGTQPRR; encoded by the coding sequence ATGCAGCCACAGACCAAGCATAGACTTCGCCAGCTCCCTCTGCTGGCCCTCGCCCTTGCCGGCCTCAGCGCCTGCTCCACCTCGAGCCAGCAGCCCGGGCCTAGCGACCGTCTGCTCTCCTTCGTCGATCCCTTCATCGGCACGGGGGAGCACGGGCACACCTTCCCTGGGGCTACTCGCCCCAATGCGATGGTGCAGTTCAGCCCCGACACGCACCTCATCGGCTGGGATGCCAGCAGCGGCTACCACGCGACCGACAGCACCATCTACGCCTTCAGCCTCACCCATCTCTCAGGTACGGGCGTGGGGGACCTCGGTGACGTCGCCGTCCTGCCCTACAGCGGCGTAGATAGCCTCAAGCCCGTAGCACGCTTTGCCAAGAAGGACGAGAAGGCCAGCCCTGGCTACTATGCCGTAGAGCTGGCGAACTTCGGCATCCGTACCGAGCTCACCAGCACGGAGCGCGTCGGCCTCATGCGCGCCACCTACAGCGACAGCACCGACCGCAAGCTGCTCCTGGACCTCGGGCATATCCTCCAGCCCAACTGGGGGCATAAGGTCGTAGGCAATGACCTCGAGCTGGTCAATGACTCCACCATCCGCGGCACCTACTATACCAAGGGCTGGGCGGAGCATCACCAGCTGAGCTACACCCTGCACCTCAGTCGCCCCGTAGATAGCCTCGCCCTCTGGCGCGACGGCCAGCGTAGCCACATCCAGGCAGGCTACAGCACCAGCGGCGACACGGCCGACCTCAAGCTGCACCTCTACCTCCCCCAGGGCTCCGAGCCCGTGCTGGTGAAGGTCGGCATCTCCCCCAGCTCGCCCGAGCAGGCAGAGAAGAACCTCGCCACGGAGCTCCCCCACTGGGACTTCGACGCCGTGCACCTGGAGAGCCGCCGCATCTGGAGCGAGGTCCTCAGCAAGATCGAGATCGAGACCGCGGATAGCTCCGTGCTGCGCAACTTCTACACCGCCCTATACCATGCCCACATCGCGCCCTATAATTACCAGGACGTCGATGGCACCTTCCGTGGCATGGACAAGCAGCTCCACCGCAATGCCGACCCCTCCGACGGGCACTATACCGTCTTCTCCCTCTGGGATACCTACCGTGCGCTGCACCCGCTGCTGACGATCATCGAGCCCGAGCGCGCCCTACGCTACGGACGCAGCCTCATCAGTGACTACCAGGAGGGGACGATCCTGCCGCGCTGGCCGCTGGCCTCCAACTATACGGGCTGCATGCCGGGCTACCACTCGGTGAGCGTCCTAGCGGACCTCGTGGCCAAGGGCCTGGCCTCGGGCGAAGACCTTAAGCTGTGGACGGAGGCTGCCCAGCGCAGCAGCATCTACCGCGAGGATCTGGCACGCAAATTCGCCGGCACCCGAGAGCTCGACCTCATCACCCGTCACCCCTACTACAAGGAGCGCTACGGCTTCGTGCCCGCCGACTCCGTACCCGAGAGCGTCAGCTGGGGCGTCGAGATGGCCTACGACGACTGGTGCATCGCGCGTATCGCCGAGGCAGCGGGCCTCAAGGACGTAGCCAAGGAGTACGACAAGCGCGGCCTCTACTACAGACGCTACTGGGACCACGAGACGCGCCTGATGCGCCCCGTGATGGGTGATGGCAGCTTCCGCACGCCCTTCAATCCCCGCTTCTCCGCCCACGAGAAGAGCGACTACACCGAGGGTAATGCCTACCAGTGGAGCTTCTACGCGCCGCACGACATGGAGGGCTTCCTCAAGCTGATGGGCGGCAAGCAGGTGCTGGAGACCAACCTCGACACCCTCTTCACCACCTCCTCGCGCATCGACGGCGCCGAGCAGTCGGGCGACATCACGGGCCTTATCGGGCAGTACGCCCACGGCAATGAGCCCAGCCACCACATCGCCTACCTCTACAACTATACCGACAGCCCGCATAAGGGCCAGGCCATCCTCGACACCGTCCTCCGCCACTTCTACCAGCCGACGCCCGAGGGCATCATCGGCAACGAGGACTGCGGGCAGATGTCGGCCTGGTATATCCTCAGCTCGCTCGGCTTCTACCAGGTATGCCCGGGTAAGGCAGAGTACGTCATCGGCCGCCCACTGGTGGATAAGGCGACACTCCAGCTGTCTGGGGGTAAGTTCGTCATCGAGGTCAAGGGCAATAGCAAAGAGGCCAAGTACGTCCAGTCGGCCAAGATCAACGGCCGCGACATCACGCGCGAGCTGCGCTTCGGCCATGCTGAGCTGAAGGCTGGCGGCAAGCTCGAGATCCAGATGGGGACGCAGCCGCGTCGCTAG